A region of the Cryptococcus neoformans var. neoformans B-3501A chromosome 6, whole genome shotgun sequence genome:
GTATTGCGGGCATCGTCTTGATTGCTTTATTGATCACTGCGGGTATCAGGAGGAAGTCTCGAGCGGAGCGAGcaaagaggaggagttCTGTATTCGATTGGGGTACCTCTGCCGGTATGGAGAACACTGAGGCTTACGAAAAGCCACGCGTAAGTCTTTGTCAGTGTCTCATCCTCTGTAAAACgttctcatcatcttgatTTCTGCCTAGTACGACCCTCCTTCTGAATCGTTCGCCATGGCCGAAGCAAACAACGGCCCCCAGCACGTTTCATACGCGACCAATGACTTTGCCGTTGCGCCCCCTGCTGCGGAAAGGACAGAGCCCTTGTCTTACGCGGAGCGACATAACCCGCAATACTCTTACCGTAACAGTTTCCAACCCGTATCGTTGGTCCCTGGTCTTCCTCCAGCCCAACCTCCTGCTCAAGCCCGGGGCTCGTTCCCAGCTCAgcctcagcagcagcagcagaataTGGCGGGCGTTGGCGGTGCTTCAGGTGCAGCTGGTGCAGCTGGTGCAGGAGCTGCTACCGGAGCAGTGGCGGGGTCAGGAgctgccgccgccgctgctggTCCTCGAGGCGTCACCGCTGGCACTTGGGTCAGCGTCAAGGTTGGCTTTGTCCGTTCTCTTGAGGACGAACTTGGTAAgtcccctttcccacccCCCAATGCGTACAAAGAGGCAATTTAATATACAGTTAACTGATGACCTTTTGTTTTAGCTGTCACGCCCGGGCAAAAGCTCTATCTTCACGAGGTTTACGACGATGGTTGGTCACTCtgcgaggacgaggagcaCAAGAAGGGTGTCGTGCCCGTCAACTGTCTCCAGTCTCTGCTTTAAGCAAGGAAAAATTGCAAGTAGGCGGTTTGTCATTAATCGTcaggagggaaaaggatgTGTGGTTGTGAGCGAGATGCGTACCACAAGAATCCATTCGCAAAGCACTTGTATTTAGGGAAAATTCAAAATTCAAGATCAATCTTGTCTTTCTCTTGTCGAACGAACGGACCTGTCACATCAGTTTTCATCAGTTTTactctttttccctttctttaTATTCAAACTGCAAATTAAACTGCAAATACCAATATTATGTTTGAACGAATGGACAATACAAGCGAaattttcatcatctctctctcgcGTAGTACAAGTCGGTAATAGTGTTACCCTTAGGTATAAGTAGTGTCTTATTATTCTTGATTATTCTTGATGTATCGCTATATTTTTCTGAAGCGGATTGTATAGGCTGTTAATAATAATATGACTTTATAGTGAAGAATTTATGCTGGGACGAGCACCGCCGGGGAGGGGATGTACTCTTTGTCGCTGGTATCCGTGTCCGGGACGTACTTGTTCACCCGATAAACCTCGCGCTCCAAAACTGTGCGTTGAATCTAATTGCATAACCCTCTCGAAATAAAAAAGGAAAGCCCCGAGAACAATGTAAGGACCAACtactcttctctctctccctcccctaCATACATGCCTATGGCATAAGAAGCCTTTTTTGAGTTGTATTTAAGCAGACTTGTTGTAGTAGTggacctcctccttctccctgcCGCGCATATGAGTGGGCTCGGAACCCTTGTACTGTAACAAATAGTCAAATGTCAGTTTCGGGGTAACGGTAAAAGGCGCTCGGGGACGTACGTAGATGTCACTCCAGAACTCGACCTGGTCAGGGAAAGGACTCTGCTTGGCCTCCTCGACAGCGgcatccacctcctccttggcaGCTTTATCAATCGCCTTCAAGCTCGCCTCATCGGTCGCTCCCCATTCGAGAATGTACTTTTTCAAGCCGGCAATGGCGTCCTGGGAAGATCGCATTTGCTGGACTTCTTCTCGGGTTCGGTAGGTGGTTCCGGGGTCGGACATGGAGTGGCCACCGTATCGGTAAGTGACAAACTCGACGAGGAGGGGACCCTTGCCGGACGTGGCCCATTCCCTGGCCCATTTGGTGGCCTCTCGGACAGCGAGGATGTCCATACCGTTAACCTAGCCGCCTATCAGCTTTTTGTTTTCCGGCGGGGTGGACTTGGACCTACCTGGAGACCGGGGATCTGGTCGCCACGGGTGAAGAACTGAGTGTTCATGGAAGATCGCTCGGCAGAAGTACCCATACCGTACTTGTTGTTCTCACAGACAAAGACACAGGGGAGGTTCCAGAGCTTGGCCATGTTGAAAGCCTCAAAGACTTGGCCTTGGTTAGCGGCACCGTCACCGTAGAGCGCAAACGTagcagccttctccttgttgTACTTTTGGGCAAGGGCGACACCGGCGCCGACGGGGACCTGGGTATTATTAGCTAGGTGTaaagtaaaaaaaaaagaggagacaTACCTGGGCACCGACGATACCGTTACCACCAAAGAATGACGGAGTAAAGATGTGCATAGAACCACCCTTACCGAAAGACATACCGTCCTTTCGGCCCATGAGCTCGGCAATGACGCCCTTGATGGTACCACCTCGGAGGACGGCGAAAGTGTGGCATCGGTAAGAGGTGATGACCCGGTCCTGGCCGGTGATGGCGGTCTCCATGCCGACGGAAACGGCTTCCTGGCCGATGGCAAGGTGGCAGAAGCCTCGGATAAGCTTTTGCTTGTAAAGGGCGTCGGCGGCTTGCTCCATTCGTCGCATCTGGACCTGCGAGGGGTCAGCCATTGTTCACCGTCGACTATGCAGGCACGTCTCTTTGCTCTCCTCGATCCCCAAAAGACGTACCATGGTGCGGTACATGTTGATCAGCTCGTCCTTGGTGACGGTGGTCTCGGGAGGCGGGGCATCGCATCGGTAAGAGTGGAACGAGTCGGCGTGGAGCTGGACCTTGAACTGTTTTCCCCCAACAAATTGTCAGCAAGCCCGTCCTAAATCTCGTGCGCCTGGCGACAAGGGGACATACAGGCTCGGAACCGGAGGCGGGGAGGTCGTGCATGGGGGAGGACTTGTCGGCGTCGATCTGCACGTAGCGCACCTGGGGGAGGGTGGAACGGAGCGGCTTCTGTGGGGAGTCagcgggggcggggggcggggggcgGGGGACTCACGGCGCCGAGGGAGCGGGTGGCGGCGCGGAGGCCACGGGCACGGAGGGCGAAGGACATGGCTGCAGACGGGGGGGGTGGGAGGTggggggagggagagggagggagaggggcAGGAATAACAAGGGTTGTGCGGCGGACGGCTCGACGGAGCAGGGGCGGATTGCCGTCTGGAGGGGACGCCCACGTGGCGGGATTTGTTTCTCGCATTTCTTCCACTTTATCCCGGGAGAGCGGGTTATTGACGCGTCGCGTGGGAGATTATTAATAATTACTCGCTTGACGACTCGTGCGAAGAACTACGCCAGGTGAGCCCTCCCCCCCGTCTGCTGCCGCCGCTTCTCTGATGATACTGCTGGGGCTCCGAGGCCCGTGACGCCATCCCAGCCACATGCTAATCCGGCTCCACGCCGTACATATCTGACTCGCCATGCTGCACACCGCCATGCACACTCACCATGCTGCACACTCACCATGCTGTGGCCACATTGCTGACCCTGTACTCTAGCATGTCGGACGCgtacgacgacgacgacgccTTTTTCGACGACCCAGAGaccctcaacctcctcgtccaAGTCGAAGAACGCGCCCTCCAGGCGTCGCAGGCGCAACCCAAGGCGTCGCAGCTGCCCGCGAGGAATACCGTCGCAGCCGACAACTATGGCAACAGGCCGAAGCAGCTCGGCGCGAGAAGGACGCTGCCGCAGCCTGTGAATGCAACGTCAAACATACGCGCGCAATGGAAGCCGCCCGTCCCGGCAGCCGCGGGTGGAAGTAGAAGCCGGCACGGAGAAGAGCCCCCGCCCATCGATATCGTCGTGGACAGTACCGGGCGGTACGACCTCGCCGCAGGCTCAGCGGACGAAGCCGTCGTCACAGATAACCGGCGATCAAAATCTCTTGCTCTCGGAGCCCGACTGGGGCTGGGGCATGGACGATCTGGCTCGACCTCCAGTGTGGGTGGTACGGCAAGGAAAAgcgagggcgaggatgggaggagTACAGCGTCGGAAGAACGCAGACGGGCAATCACCCAAGCCCTCAGTGGAGCTGAAGCCGGCACCAAGACCCTCTCGCGCTCGAATTCTACATCCAGCATCACCGCTCGTCTCTCTCATGCTCCAGCGCCAgccccaccaccaccatcacaACCATTCAACACCGCCCGCCAACTATCCCGCTCTGCCTCTGTCGGCTCGCACGCCGGCTCGCAGGTATTCGGCGCGGCTAATCAACCATCGCCCTTGCAAGGCAACGCGAGACTacctcccatcccttcaaGCGGCGGCGGGTCAGGGTCGCAGGGAGGTCAACGTCAGAGATACGGGAACGTGCAGGCAGAAgagttgttgaagaaggagagagaaagacgGATCGCGTTGGAGACGGAGCTTGCGAGGCTTCGAGCGGGTaccgcctcctccaacaccaccaccactgcGAACGCGCAAAAAGTGACGGCGGGAGATGGCGGGGATgatttggagaagaagattaaaGAGCTGCAGGCGCAGATGTGGGCTGCAAAGGGAGAGGCAGAGACTATCCGTCGGGCGCAGAAAGAGGTGCGGAAACAAACCCCCAAGCCAAAGCCAATGACTGATACCAAAACACAAAACAGGAAAAAGATCGATTCAAAGCAGAGCTCGAAAGGCTTCAACAAGCTGTAGCTGAAAAAGAAGCACAGgtcaaggaaaaagaaattcAGTCCAAGCGGATGATAGAGAGTGTACGACATCAAGCAATCTTTACCGTAcgtcttccctctccccccaCGGTACGTCGATTAAATGAACGTTGGCTGGTAAAAAACAGAATCACGCGATCCAAACCTCGGCCGCGAAACCCCGTCCACAAGCTTCTCAACGCGCATCAACATCTTTTCAATTCCCCCGACATCTTCCAACCCCTGCCCGCGGGAACTCTACCAATCTAGCCTTCCACGCCGATCCAGACGTGACGCCACTCGCAAAAGGGGCACGCGAGAATCATAATCACCGCCGACCGCCGTCGCTCGCGCAAACACCCGGTCCGGCCTCGGTCACGCCCTCAGCGTTTTATAATGCGTTTGCAGCGACGCCAAAGATTGTTGCCTCGGGAGCGGGGTCTAGAAAAAAGTTGAAAACGTCGCATGAACATGAACATGAACGGTCGCCGCAACCTTCACCTCCGCCTTCACCCTCACGCTCTCAGTCCCAAGCTCTTCCCACAAGATCACAGCTCGTGCCCGATGCTCATACTTCCCCCACCAAATCTCCCAGAGGATCACCGCGCAGCAAGGCGGGTGTATCGCCAGCGCCGACAAGGCATCGTCTTCGAATGGGTGGTAataaagggaaagagaggacaCAGAGTTCACCGTTTAGGTCTTCTCCGTCAAGAGTGTCGAGAAGGACTAGTTCGCCCACGGCGTCGTCGATGGATatagatgatgaagagccGGATGCGGATTGGGAAGGGGATGCAGGAAAAGAGACCACCGATCAGCGTGGTGAAGTATGTGGCCATCTCTTTCATAATAAGGGAGATGCTGATTTTGGGCGCTTTGGTTGCATTGGCGGATATAGTTTCTCTACCAGTTATTCAATCACACCCCACTTTCATCATACCAaccgcttcttctctcataCACCACCGAACCGTCACTATACCGTATCCTCACCTACCACCCGCCCATGCAACCAAATCCCCCAAATCATTTGTACATGACTGACCAACCCGGTCTCCGCCGTCCTGATCTGCAACAGGATCAACATCAGAGACCAGCCGGGCCGGCATGGGGAACACAATATACCGCGCAATGTTATGAGCTTCTCAAGACGTGTGGGACaggggagatggatgacTTTGCGGTGCTGGCACAAGGTGTGACGAGGTGTCTGGGCGGGATGCTGCAAGCGTTGGTATCTGCCATCCTGTCCGAGCGGGGAAAGCAGGATAAAGAcgaggacaagaaggatgttTCGTATTATGAAGCAAGTCGTTTCCCCCCTTGCAATGCGCATATGGCTAATCACGCACCAGATCACAGCCCTTTCAAACCTATACGACCTCTTATCGTCCCTTGTGCATTTATTCCCATCGATCATCACTTACATTTCAGAAATCAGCGTCATCATCCCGGCCACTCAGCGGCTGGTTGTCGAGGTGTTTAGTAGAGAAGgcaagttggaagagatggatacGAGGTTGAAAGCGGAGAGGAATAGGGAACGGAGGGGAGGTGGGCaagagaaaatggagacggaagaagaaggggggaagaagaatgaagacgaggagaaggaggaagaagagcacgagagtgaagaggtgaagatggaagggagggtGTTTGCAGCTTGGGCTGTAGAGTTGGGCGATGGGATAGCGGGGCTGTGTGAGGCAATGTGTTGGTATGGTGATGGCTCAGGAATTTGGTGAGTAAATTGTTTACCATGGTTTTGCAATTCGTAGGCTGAAATTGATTCTTCTACAGGCAAGGTAGTGAGCTTGTAGATATCATCCTCGGCTTAACATCCCGATCGCTTGATAGTCATACCGTCAGAAGAGGTTTGGAAGTGTTTTTCGCTGCTGCCATCCGTAGGTCGTCTCGTTCCTACCTCACTGTCGTCACCCCGCTATTCTCGACGCTGAAATTTGCAGATGGAAATCACTTTGCATTCTTGACGAGTCCCACTGAGAGCACACCCAGCCTGGCTGGACAACCTCCCCTCATAGAGAGACTGAGTCGATATTTGATTTCACCGCATCCTAGCGCCTCATCTGAAGAAGTAAGTGACCCGGTGCTGTATTTTGTGTACTCCTAGGTAACTCACCTTTCGcctctcatccttgtcCAATCCAGATATTGAAAATGAACTTGATGATCGTCAAGGGTATGTGCATGATGGCAGTGTCAAACACAGATGCCGTGGTCTTGATGGGTTCAAAAACCATCTTGGTACCTGCCCTGGTGCTGGTTCTGCAGGCGGAGAGCTCAAAGATATGGGGTATACATGCGTACCGTACGCCAGTTGAAGAGTGAGTCGTTTCTAGGCCCGTGAGTTATACGTTGCTAATTGGTTATTCAGCGCTTTGGCACTGCTGCACCCTAGCCTTTCATTATTACACCAACTCGTGTTCCCCTTCCCACCTTTTGATTCCTCGTCGCCACCGGctactcttccttccgGATCGGCAGTAAATCCCAATGCCACGCCTCAACGTAACCGCCTTTGCTCGTCTCAAATTGACTCGGACGCGCCTATCGGTATCGACCTTGTCCAGGTCTTGCAGCAGACCAGTCAGATAAAAGAGTTCAACGGATTGCAACACATGTTTGTCAGTGCAATGGGGTGCATGGCGTATGGTATATTCGGCGAAGGAATTGGATCTGAGCAAGGGGTAGAAGAGGCGGATCTCAGAGCCATTCAAGGTAAATAGAAACTGGTACCGCCATTTGCGCGTTTATATAGAAAGCATAGCTGATAAATCGCAACGCAGTGCTAAGCGGCGACTTGTTGGAAAATGTTGTCGAAGGTCCTGAAGGGGATGTCATCTATGAGTTGTACGTACCTAATGAGGAAGCTCCACCAGAAGGgattgaaggagatggggataAGGTGCAAGTGGACGAAGACGTGTATCAGGAaatggatgtggatgaaggatgacCTACTACGTAATAAGGGGTTGGCTCCGTGCTTCCCAAGTTTGTATTGATAGTTTGCTTATACGATGCTTTATCATGGGTTAATAGATTTGTATGTATTACGACGATTACTGCTGTTGCTAATAGGACACCACAGTACAGGTGCTATAAGAATACATCGACAAACCACTGCTCTGAATAAAATAGTCCCCCTGAATAGTACAGAGATATACGACAGACAACAACAGAcaaggagaaaggaaacGGGCGCAAAAGTATCACTCGCGATCAGCTCAAATCATCAATGTTCGCAGCTCCTTCAATGTGATGGATGCCACACCAGCTCTCCAGTCCCCTGCCCAACGAAGTTCGCAGGCCTCCAGACATCCTATAACCCTTGCGAGCTCCATCATCTGCTTATCATTTTGCAGTGTTTCGGCTGCCTGCAGGCCAAGTATAACTGATTGGGCCCATCTAATGCTGCTATCCCCGTTCACATGGTCGAGTCGACCGAGAGCAGCCTCAATGATGACCTTGTGGTTCGTGACTTTAGGCTGTGGTTTGTAGGTTTTCAGAGCGGCCATTTCGCGAGTCACATTGCAAAGTTGTACATCCGGTTCCTCCTGGATGGATAGAATCAGGATTGTATTTTAAATGGGTGTAGTCTtctcgaagaagagatggctCACCaactcgtcgtcgtcatcagTATATactaccttcttctcgtaATCCTTGCTTGCCGCCATACTACTGAGTAACGCAGTTTGGACTTCAATATGATTCTCGATCCTGGTTAGCC
Encoded here:
- a CDS encoding hypothetical protein (Match to ESTs gb|CF185279.1|CF185279, gb|CF189422.1|CF189422, gb|CF186597.1|CF186597; HMMPfam hit to E1_dh, Dehydrogenase E1 component, score: 530.7, E(): 1.3e-156); protein product: MSFALRARGLRAATRSLGAKPLRSTLPQVRYVQIDADKSSPMHDLPASGSEPFKVQLHADSFHSYRCDAPPPETTVTKDELINMYRTMVQMRRMEQAADALYKQKLIRGFCHLAIGQEAVSVGMETAITGQDRVITSYRCHTFAVLRGGTIKGVIAELMGRKDGMSFGKGGSMHIFTPSFFGGNGIVGAQVPVGAGVALAQKYNKEKAATFALYGDGAANQGQVFEAFNMAKLWNLPCVFVCENNKYGMGTSAERSSMNTQFFTRGDQIPGLQVNGMDILAVREATKWAREWATSGKGPLLVEFVTYRYGGHSMSDPGTTYRTREEVQQMRSSQDAIAGLKKYILEWGATDEASLKAIDKAAKEEVDAAVEEAKQSPFPDQVEFWSDIYYKGSEPTHMRGREKEEVHYYNKSA
- a CDS encoding hypothetical protein (Match to ESTs gb|CF191919.1|CF191919, gb|CF193165.1|CF193165, gb|CF191608.1|CF191608), with translation MADRERTSTTSSVTSSSTRVATSTLSSSARTTSTTSSATQNRATPVTSSRTSSSSSSSSSSARTSSRIITSTSSSTTSSRSATSTTSSRLTRTRNTSTHSSTHSSTLTSSSATSSIVPSTTASSTSSSATASSTVAAANANGNQSSSSLSGGAIAGIVIGSIAGIVLIALLITAGIRRKSRAERAKRRSSVFDWGTSAGMENTEAYEKPRYDPPSESFAMAEANNGPQHVSYATNDFAVAPPAAERTEPLSYAERHNPQYSYRNSFQPVSLVPGLPPAQPPAQARGSFPAQPQQQQQNMAGVGGASGAAGAAGAGAATGAVAGSGAAAAAAGPRGVTAGTWVSVKVGFVRSLEDELAVTPGQKLYLHEVYDDGWSLCEDEEHKKGVVPVNCLQSLL
- a CDS encoding hypothetical protein (Match to EST gb|CF185913.1|CF185913), which produces MSDAYDDDDAFFDDPETLNLLVQVEERALQASQAQPKASQLPARNTVAADNYGNRPKQLGARRTLPQPVNATSNIRAQWKPPVPAAAGGSRSRHGEEPPPIDIVVDSTGRYDLAAGSADEAVVTDNRRSKSLALGARLGLGHGRSGSTSSVGGTARKSEGEDGRSTASEERRRAITQALSGAEAGTKTLSRSNSTSSITARLSHAPAPAPPPPSQPFNTARQLSRSASVGSHAGSQVFGAANQPSPLQGNARLPPIPSSGGGSGSQGGQRQRYGNVQAEELLKKERERRIALETELARLRAGTASSNTTTTANAQKVTAGDGGDDLEKKIKELQAQMWAAKGEAETIRRAQKEEKDRFKAELERLQQAVAEKEAQVKEKEIQSKRMIESVRHQAIFTNHAIQTSAAKPRPQASQRASTSFQFPRHLPTPARGNSTNLAFHADPDVTPLAKGARENHNHRRPPSLAQTPGPASVTPSAFYNAFAATPKIVASGAGSRKKLKTSHEHEHERSPQPSPPPSPSRSQSQALPTRSQLVPDAHTSPTKSPRGSPRSKAGVSPAPTRHRLRMGGNKGKERTQSSPFRSSPSRVSRRTSSPTASSMDIDDEEPDADWEGDAGKETTDQRGELFNHTPLSSYQPLLLSYTTEPSLYRILTYHPPMQPNPPNHLYMTDQPGLRRPDLQQDQHQRPAGPAWGTQYTAQCYELLKTCGTGEMDDFAVLAQGVTRCLGGMLQALVSAILSERGKQDKDEDKKDVSYYEITALSNLYDLLSSLVHLFPSIITYISEISVIIPATQRLVVEVFSREGKLEEMDTRLKAERNRERRGGGQEKMETEEEGGKKNEDEEKEEEEHESEEVKMEGRVFAAWAVELGDGIAGLCEAMCWYGDGSGIWQGSELVDIILGLTSRSLDSHTVRRGLEVFFAAAIRRSSRSYLTVVTPLFSTLKFADGNHFAFLTSPTESTPSLAGQPPLIERLSRYLISPHPSASSEEILKMNLMIVKGMCMMAVSNTDAVVLMGSKTILVPALVLVLQAESSKIWGIHAYRTPVEDALALLHPSLSLLHQLVFPFPPFDSSSPPATLPSGSAVNPNATPQRNRLCSSQIDSDAPIGIDLVQVLQQTSQIKEFNGLQHMFVSAMGCMAYGIFGEGIGSEQGVEEADLRAIQVLSGDLLENVVEGPEGDVIYELYVPNEEAPPEGIEGDGDKVQVDEDVYQEMDVDEG